A window of the Rhizobium brockwellii genome harbors these coding sequences:
- a CDS encoding ArsR/SmtB family transcription factor, translated as MIENDIFRALADPTRRAIFEKLAAGGMNASALREGMEISQPAMSQHLSVLRSAKLVREERQGRFVNYEVDPDGLALIAQWLAKYRAYWPARIEALKVLLKDMDQ; from the coding sequence ATTTTCCGAGCCTTGGCTGACCCGACCCGCCGCGCGATATTCGAGAAGCTGGCGGCGGGCGGCATGAACGCCAGTGCCCTGCGTGAGGGCATGGAGATCAGCCAGCCGGCAATGTCGCAACACCTCTCGGTTTTGCGCAGCGCAAAGCTCGTGAGGGAAGAACGGCAGGGGCGTTTCGTGAATTACGAAGTCGATCCGGACGGGCTGGCTCTCATCGCGCAATGGTTGGCGAAATATCGCGCCTACTGGCCTGCCCGCATCGAAGCTCTCAAGGTCTTGCTGAAGGATATGGACCAATGA
- a CDS encoding SRPBCC family protein, whose protein sequence is MNVGKAKEQKYGIELEFDLDEPPQKVWRAISIPEFRENWLPKDALADPTPATITPGEEVRYSLRDDAPPFLESTVTFTIVPNATGGTRLRIIHELTDARLHRMAKTPANGNSPPLTLAA, encoded by the coding sequence ATGAACGTTGGAAAGGCCAAGGAGCAGAAATACGGCATCGAACTGGAATTCGATCTGGATGAACCGCCGCAAAAGGTCTGGCGTGCCATCAGCATTCCGGAATTTCGGGAAAACTGGTTGCCGAAAGACGCTTTAGCCGATCCCACCCCGGCCACGATCACACCTGGCGAGGAAGTCCGTTATAGCCTGCGCGACGACGCTCCACCTTTCCTTGAAAGCACGGTGACGTTCACGATCGTCCCGAACGCGACCGGCGGCACCCGCCTGCGCATTATCCACGAGCTGACCGACGCGAGGCTTCACCGGATGGCGAAAACGCCCGCGAACGGCAACAGTCCGCCCCTCACGCTCGCCGCCTGA